Proteins encoded within one genomic window of Panicum virgatum strain AP13 chromosome 1N, P.virgatum_v5, whole genome shotgun sequence:
- the LOC120654665 gene encoding uncharacterized protein C23H3.12c-like, with product MQARVVVFPVKGRAWCFARPRAAAAPAGDGAHPPPPPTLRDLWRGITSGGRTAPEKAESVVDFVADKMNRAWIGFGSAPEGSMKSRIHSFGLKLLSRVRPSEVLLKSVTKDVGALEIVHPASTNSRLVRRRLRHIAVRGASVHKKFLYGSVCLLPVTSVFMVLPLPNIPFFWVLFRAYSHWRALQGSERLQLLVSDCSDQREVLQKEIRSGKDGNPNENARYSTWKLRPSKRLDGFLERRNLDEGLDCDTISRICKEYDLDMIDVVKYRDLP from the exons ATGCAGGCCCGCGTCGTCGTCTTCCCCGTCAAGGGCCGCGCCTGGTGCttcgcccgcccgcgcgccgccgcggcacccgccggcgatggcgcccacccgcctccgccgccgacgctgAGGGACCTCTGGCGCGGCATCACCTCCGGAGGGCGCACGGCGCCGGAAAAGGCCGAGTCcgtcgtcgacttcgtcgcAGACAAG ATGAACCGGGCGTGGATCGGGTTCGGGAGCGCGCCGGAGGGGTCGATGAAGAGCCGGATCCACAG CTTCGGGCTGAAGCTGCTCTCGCGGGTGCGGCCGTCGGAGGTGCTGCTGAAGTCCGTGACCAAGGATGTAGGCGCGCTCGAAATAGTGCATCCGGCAAG CACAAATTCTCGTCTTGTGCGTCGACGGTTGCGGCATATTGCTGTTAG GGGTGCGTCAGTTCACAAGAAATTTCTTTATGGCTCAGTTTGTTTGCTTCCAGTTACTAGTGTTTTCATG GTACTACCTTTACCAAACATACCATTCTTTTGGGTATTATTTCGTGCTTATTCTCATTGGAGAGCTCTGCAG GGAAGTGAGAGGCTCCAGTTGCTAGTTTCGGACTGCTCAGATCAACGGGAAGTTCTTCAGAAGGAGATTCGTTCAGGAAAGGATGGTAACCCTAATGAAAATGCCCGGTATTCTACTTGG AAGTTGCGGCCATCCAAAAGGCTTGATGGGTTCCTGGAAAGGAGAAACTTGGATGAAGGTTTGGATTGTGATACCATTTCAAGGATCTGCAAGGAATATGATTTGGACATGATTGATGTTGTCAAGTACAGGGATCTGCCTTAA